Proteins from one Agelaius phoeniceus isolate bAgePho1 chromosome 10, bAgePho1.hap1, whole genome shotgun sequence genomic window:
- the MECOM gene encoding histone-lysine N-methyltransferase MECOM isoform X4: MKSEDYSHETMAPDIHEERQYRCEDCDQLFESKAELLDHQKFPCSTPHSAFSMVEEDFQKKLENESDLQDVHEIQECKECDQVFPDLQSLEKHMLSHSEEREYKCDQCPKAFNWKSNLIRHQMSHDSGKHYECENCAKQVFTDPSNLQRHIRSQHVGARAHACPECGKTFATSSGLKQHKHIHSSVKPFICEVCHKSYTQFSNLCRHKRMHADCRTQIKCKDCGQMFSTTSSLNKHRRFCEGKNHFAAGGFFGQGISLPGTPAMDKTSMVNMNHANPGLADYFGANRHPAGLTFPTAPGFSFSFPGLFPSGLYHRPPLLPTSSPVKGLPSADQTNKSQSPLMTNPQILPATQDILKALNKQPSVGENKPVELQPEGSSEERPHEKLSDQSESSDLDLDDVSTPSGSDLETTSGSDLESDIESEKEKFKENGKMFKDKVSSLQSLASINNKKDHSNHSIFSPSLEEQTAVSGAVNDSIKAIASIAEKYFGSTGLVGLQDKKVGALPYPSMFPLPFFPAFSQSMYPFPDRDLRPLPLKVEPQSPSEIKKIPKGSSESPFDLTIKRKEEKPLTPIPSKPAAPSASSQDQPLDLSMGSRSRASSTRQAEPRKNHVFGEKKGGDLEQRKASESSLQHARPTPFFMDPIYRVEKRKLTDPLEALKEKYLRPSPGFLFHPQFQLPDQRIWVSAIENMAEKLESFSALKPEASELIQSVPSMFNFRAPPSALPETLLRKGKERYTCRYCGKIFPRSANLTRHLRTHTGEQPYRCKYCDRSFSISSNLQRHVRNIHNKEKPFKCHLCDRCFGQQTNLDRHLKKHENGNMSGTATSSPHSELESTGAILDDKEDSYFTEIRNFIGNSNHNNQSPRNSEERMNGSHFKDEKAMVASQNSDLLDDEEAEDEVMMDEEDEESEMAGKAVKEPATSDMHEGTPEEDYEETSTLDMNCKASPGRYKEEEYSKTGLSALDHIRHFTDSLKMRKMEENQYSEAELAAFNASQLPEDLKQPLYRKSKSQAYAMMLSLSEKDSLHSASHSSPNMWHSMARAAAESSAIQSISHV; the protein is encoded by the exons ATGAAGAGTGAAGATTATTCACATGAAACAATGGCTCCGGACATCCACG AGGAGCGCCAGTACCGCTGCGAGGACTGTGACCAGCTCTTCGagtccaaggctgagctgctggaCCACCAGAAGTTCCCCTGCAGCACCCCTCACTCCGCCTTCTCCATGGTGGAGGAGGACTTCCAGAAGAAGCTTGAGAATGAGAGTGACCTGCAGGATGTGCATGAGATCCAGGAGTGCAAAGAGTGTGACCAAGTCTTCCCAGACTTACAAAG CCTGGAGAAGCACATGCTGTCACACAGTGAGGAGAGGGAGTACAAGTGTGACCAGTGCCCCAAAGCTTTCAACTGGAAGTCCAACTTGATACGTCACCAAATGTCACACGACAGCGGGAAGCACTACGAGTGTGAGAACTGTGCCAAG CAGGTTTTCACGGACCCCAGCAACCTTCAGAGGCACATTCGTTCCCAGCATGTGGGGGCCCGTGCTCACGCTTGTCCAGAGTGTGGCAAAACCTTTGCCACTTCTTCAGGCCTCAAACAGCACAAACACATCCACAGCAGTGTCAAACCTTTTATAT GTGAGGTCTGCCATAAATCCTATACTCAGTTTTCAAACCTTTGTCGTCATAAGCGCATGCATGCTGATTGCAGAACCCAAATCAAGTGCAAAGACTGTGGACAAATGTTCAGCACTACGTCTTCCTTAAATAAACACAGGAGATTTTGTGAGGGCAAGAACCATTTTGcagcaggaggattttttggcCAAGGCATTTCTCTTCCTGGAACCCCAGCTATGGATAAAACGTCCATGGTTAATATGAATCATGCAAATCCGGGCCTTGCTGACTATTTTGGAGCCAATAGGCATCCTGCTGGTCTTACCTTTCCAACAGctcctggattttcttttaGCTTCCCTGGTCTGTTTCCTTCAGGCTTGTACCACAGGCCACCTTTGCTACCTACTAGTTCTCCTGTTAAAGGACTTCCGAGCGCAGATCAGACAAACAAAAGCCAAAGTCCCCTCATGACAAATCCTCAGATACTGCCAGCCACCCAGGATATTTTGAAGGCACTAAATAAACAACCATCAGTAGGGGAGAATAAGCCAGTGGAGCTTCAACCAGAAGGGTCCTCTGAAGAGAGGCCACATGAGAAACTCAGTGACCAGTCAGAGAGTAGTGACCTTGACCTTGACGATGTCAGTACCCCCAGTGGCAGTGACCTGGAAACCACCTCGGGCTCTGATCTGGAAAGTGACATTGAAAGTgagaaagagaaatttaaagaaaatggtAAAATGTTCAAAGACAAAGtaagctctctgcagagcctggcGTCAATAAATAATAAGAAAGACCACAGCAATCATTCCATTTTCTCACCATCCTTAGAGGAGCAGACTGCGGTGTCAGGAGCGGTGAATGATTCTATAAAGGCTATTGCTTCTATTGCTGAAAAGTACTTTGGTTCAACAGGACTTGTGGGGCTGCAAGACAAAAAAGTCGGAGCCTTACCTTACCCTTCCATGTTTCCCCTCCCgttttttccagcattctcTCAGTCAATGTATCCATTTCCTGATAGAGACTTGAGACCGTTACCCCTGAAAGTGGAGCCCCAATCACCCAGTGAAATTAAGAAGATCCCAAAGGGAAGCTCTGAGTCTCCCTTTGACCTCACCATAAAACGTAAGGAGGAGAAGCCACTCACTCCCATCCCCTCAAAGCCAGCAGCCCCCTCTGCCTCCAGCCAGGACCAGCCTCTGGATCTCAGCATGGGCAGCCGAAGCCgagccagcagcacaaggcaggcTGAGCCTCGGAAAAACCACGTCTTTGGAGAGAAGAAAGGAGGAGACCTCGAGCAGAGGAAAGCTTCAGAGTCCTCTCTGCAGCACGCCAGGCCCACCCCGTTCTTTATGGATCCCATATACAG AGTAGAAAAAAGAAAGCTAACTGACCCACTGGAAGCTTTAAAAGAGAAATACTTGAGACCTTCCCCGGGATTCTTGTTTCATCCACAA TTCCAATTGCCTGATCAAAGAATTTGG gtgtcAGCTATAGAAAACATGGCCGAGAAGCTGGAGAGCTTCAGTGCCCTGAAGCCCGAGGCCAGCGAGCTGATCCAGTCGGTGCCGTCCATGTTCAACTTCCGCGCGCCGCCCAGCGCGCTCCCCGAGACGCTGCTGCGCAAGGGCAAGGAGCGCTACACCTGCAG ATACTGTGGCAAGATTTTCCCGAGATCTGCAAACCTGACCCGTCACCTGAGGACGCACACTGGAGAGCAGCCCTACAG aTGCAAATACTGTGACAGATCCTTCAGCATATCATCTAACCTGCAGAGACATGTGCGTAACATCCACAATAAAGAGAAGCCATTCAAGTGTCACTTGTGTGACAGGTGTTTTGGTCAACAAACCAATCTTGACAGACATCTAAAAAAGCACGAGAACGGGAACATGTCTG GTACTGCAACATCTTCACCTCACTCAGAACTGGAAAGCACAGGGGCAATCCTAGATGACAAGGAGGACTCTTACTTCACAGAAATTAGGAATTTTATTGGAAACAGCAACCACAACAATCAATCCCCCCGAAACTCAGAGGAGAG AATGAATGGCAGCCACTTTAAGGATGAAAAAGCCATGGTAGCCAGCCAGAACTCGGATCTGCTGGATGACGAGGAGGCAGAAGATGAAGTAATGATGGATGAAGAGGATGAGGAGAGCGAAATGGCAGGGAAGGCAGTCAAAGAGCCCGCGACGAGTGACATGCATGAGGGCACTCCCGAGGAGGATTATGAGGAAACGAGTACTTTGGACATGAACTGCAAAGCTTCCCCTGGCAG GTATAAAGAAGAGGAGTATAGTAAGACTGGACTTTCAGCTTTGGACCACATAAGGCACTTCACAGATAGCCtcaaaatgaggaaaatggaagaaaatcaATACAGTGAAGCTGAATTGGCAGCTTTCAATGCTTCCCAGCTGCCAGAGGACCTCAAGCAACCGTTGTACAGGAAATCCAAATCCCAG GCCTATGCCATgatgctctctctctctgagaagGACTCCCTTCATTCTGCATCCCACAGTTCTCCCAACATGTGGCACAGTATGGCGAGAGCCGCCGCGGAATCCAGCGCCATCCAGTCCATCAGCCACGTATGA
- the MECOM gene encoding histone-lysine N-methyltransferase MECOM isoform X2 translates to MKSEDYSHETMAPDIHEERQYRCEDCDQLFESKAELLDHQKFPCSTPHSAFSMVEEDFQKKLENESDLQDVHEIQECKECDQVFPDLQSLEKHMLSHSEEREYKCDQCPKAFNWKSNLIRHQMSHDSGKHYECENCAKQVFTDPSNLQRHIRSQHVGARAHACPECGKTFATSSGLKQHKHIHSSVKPFICEVCHKSYTQFSNLCRHKRMHADCRTQIKCKDCGQMFSTTSSLNKHRRFCEGKNHFAAGGFFGQGISLPGTPAMDKTSMVNMNHANPGLADYFGANRHPAGLTFPTAPGFSFSFPGLFPSGLYHRPPLLPTSSPVKGLPSADQTNKSQSPLMTNPQILPATQDILKALNKQPSVGENKPVELQPEGSSEERPHEKLSDQSESSDLDLDDVSTPSGSDLETTSGSDLESDIESEKEKFKENGKMFKDKVSSLQSLASINNKKDHSNHSIFSPSLEEQTAVSGAVNDSIKAIASIAEKYFGSTGLVGLQDKKVGALPYPSMFPLPFFPAFSQSMYPFPDRDLRPLPLKVEPQSPSEIKKIPKGSSESPFDLTIKRKEEKPLTPIPSKPAAPSASSQDQPLDLSMGSRSRASSTRQAEPRKNHVFGEKKGGDLEQRKASESSLQHARPTPFFMDPIYRVEKRKLTDPLEALKEKYLRPSPGFLFHPQVSAIENMAEKLESFSALKPEASELIQSVPSMFNFRAPPSALPETLLRKGKERYTCRYCGKIFPRSANLTRHLRTHTGEQPYRCKYCDRSFSISSNLQRHVRNIHNKEKPFKCHLCDRCFGQQTNLDRHLKKHENGNMSGTATSSPHSELESTGAILDDKEDSYFTEIRNFIGNSNHNNQSPRNSEERMNGSHFKDEKAMVASQNSDLLDDEEAEDEVMMDEEDEESEMAGKAVKEPATSDMHEGTPEEDYEETSTLDMNCKASPGRYKEEEYSKTGLSALDHIRHFTDSLKMRKMEENQYSEAELAAFNASQLPEDLKQPLYRKSKSQAYAMMLSLSEKDSLHSASHSSPNMWHSMARAAAESSAIQSISHV, encoded by the exons ATGAAGAGTGAAGATTATTCACATGAAACAATGGCTCCGGACATCCACG AGGAGCGCCAGTACCGCTGCGAGGACTGTGACCAGCTCTTCGagtccaaggctgagctgctggaCCACCAGAAGTTCCCCTGCAGCACCCCTCACTCCGCCTTCTCCATGGTGGAGGAGGACTTCCAGAAGAAGCTTGAGAATGAGAGTGACCTGCAGGATGTGCATGAGATCCAGGAGTGCAAAGAGTGTGACCAAGTCTTCCCAGACTTACAAAG CCTGGAGAAGCACATGCTGTCACACAGTGAGGAGAGGGAGTACAAGTGTGACCAGTGCCCCAAAGCTTTCAACTGGAAGTCCAACTTGATACGTCACCAAATGTCACACGACAGCGGGAAGCACTACGAGTGTGAGAACTGTGCCAAG CAGGTTTTCACGGACCCCAGCAACCTTCAGAGGCACATTCGTTCCCAGCATGTGGGGGCCCGTGCTCACGCTTGTCCAGAGTGTGGCAAAACCTTTGCCACTTCTTCAGGCCTCAAACAGCACAAACACATCCACAGCAGTGTCAAACCTTTTATAT GTGAGGTCTGCCATAAATCCTATACTCAGTTTTCAAACCTTTGTCGTCATAAGCGCATGCATGCTGATTGCAGAACCCAAATCAAGTGCAAAGACTGTGGACAAATGTTCAGCACTACGTCTTCCTTAAATAAACACAGGAGATTTTGTGAGGGCAAGAACCATTTTGcagcaggaggattttttggcCAAGGCATTTCTCTTCCTGGAACCCCAGCTATGGATAAAACGTCCATGGTTAATATGAATCATGCAAATCCGGGCCTTGCTGACTATTTTGGAGCCAATAGGCATCCTGCTGGTCTTACCTTTCCAACAGctcctggattttcttttaGCTTCCCTGGTCTGTTTCCTTCAGGCTTGTACCACAGGCCACCTTTGCTACCTACTAGTTCTCCTGTTAAAGGACTTCCGAGCGCAGATCAGACAAACAAAAGCCAAAGTCCCCTCATGACAAATCCTCAGATACTGCCAGCCACCCAGGATATTTTGAAGGCACTAAATAAACAACCATCAGTAGGGGAGAATAAGCCAGTGGAGCTTCAACCAGAAGGGTCCTCTGAAGAGAGGCCACATGAGAAACTCAGTGACCAGTCAGAGAGTAGTGACCTTGACCTTGACGATGTCAGTACCCCCAGTGGCAGTGACCTGGAAACCACCTCGGGCTCTGATCTGGAAAGTGACATTGAAAGTgagaaagagaaatttaaagaaaatggtAAAATGTTCAAAGACAAAGtaagctctctgcagagcctggcGTCAATAAATAATAAGAAAGACCACAGCAATCATTCCATTTTCTCACCATCCTTAGAGGAGCAGACTGCGGTGTCAGGAGCGGTGAATGATTCTATAAAGGCTATTGCTTCTATTGCTGAAAAGTACTTTGGTTCAACAGGACTTGTGGGGCTGCAAGACAAAAAAGTCGGAGCCTTACCTTACCCTTCCATGTTTCCCCTCCCgttttttccagcattctcTCAGTCAATGTATCCATTTCCTGATAGAGACTTGAGACCGTTACCCCTGAAAGTGGAGCCCCAATCACCCAGTGAAATTAAGAAGATCCCAAAGGGAAGCTCTGAGTCTCCCTTTGACCTCACCATAAAACGTAAGGAGGAGAAGCCACTCACTCCCATCCCCTCAAAGCCAGCAGCCCCCTCTGCCTCCAGCCAGGACCAGCCTCTGGATCTCAGCATGGGCAGCCGAAGCCgagccagcagcacaaggcaggcTGAGCCTCGGAAAAACCACGTCTTTGGAGAGAAGAAAGGAGGAGACCTCGAGCAGAGGAAAGCTTCAGAGTCCTCTCTGCAGCACGCCAGGCCCACCCCGTTCTTTATGGATCCCATATACAG AGTAGAAAAAAGAAAGCTAACTGACCCACTGGAAGCTTTAAAAGAGAAATACTTGAGACCTTCCCCGGGATTCTTGTTTCATCCACAA gtgtcAGCTATAGAAAACATGGCCGAGAAGCTGGAGAGCTTCAGTGCCCTGAAGCCCGAGGCCAGCGAGCTGATCCAGTCGGTGCCGTCCATGTTCAACTTCCGCGCGCCGCCCAGCGCGCTCCCCGAGACGCTGCTGCGCAAGGGCAAGGAGCGCTACACCTGCAG ATACTGTGGCAAGATTTTCCCGAGATCTGCAAACCTGACCCGTCACCTGAGGACGCACACTGGAGAGCAGCCCTACAG aTGCAAATACTGTGACAGATCCTTCAGCATATCATCTAACCTGCAGAGACATGTGCGTAACATCCACAATAAAGAGAAGCCATTCAAGTGTCACTTGTGTGACAGGTGTTTTGGTCAACAAACCAATCTTGACAGACATCTAAAAAAGCACGAGAACGGGAACATGTCTG GTACTGCAACATCTTCACCTCACTCAGAACTGGAAAGCACAGGGGCAATCCTAGATGACAAGGAGGACTCTTACTTCACAGAAATTAGGAATTTTATTGGAAACAGCAACCACAACAATCAATCCCCCCGAAACTCAGAGGAGAG AATGAATGGCAGCCACTTTAAGGATGAAAAAGCCATGGTAGCCAGCCAGAACTCGGATCTGCTGGATGACGAGGAGGCAGAAGATGAAGTAATGATGGATGAAGAGGATGAGGAGAGCGAAATGGCAGGGAAGGCAGTCAAAGAGCCCGCGACGAGTGACATGCATGAGGGCACTCCCGAGGAGGATTATGAGGAAACGAGTACTTTGGACATGAACTGCAAAGCTTCCCCTGGCAG GTATAAAGAAGAGGAGTATAGTAAGACTGGACTTTCAGCTTTGGACCACATAAGGCACTTCACAGATAGCCtcaaaatgaggaaaatggaagaaaatcaATACAGTGAAGCTGAATTGGCAGCTTTCAATGCTTCCCAGCTGCCAGAGGACCTCAAGCAACCGTTGTACAGGAAATCCAAATCCCAG GCCTATGCCATgatgctctctctctctgagaagGACTCCCTTCATTCTGCATCCCACAGTTCTCCCAACATGTGGCACAGTATGGCGAGAGCCGCCGCGGAATCCAGCGCCATCCAGTCCATCAGCCACGTATGA
- the MECOM gene encoding histone-lysine N-methyltransferase MECOM isoform X6: MKSEDYSHETMAPDIHEERQYRCEDCDQLFESKAELLDHQKFPCSTPHSAFSMVEEDFQKKLENESDLQDVHEIQECKECDQVFPDLQSLEKHMLSHSEEREYKCDQCPKAFNWKSNLIRHQMSHDSGKHYECENCAKVFTDPSNLQRHIRSQHVGARAHACPECGKTFATSSGLKQHKHIHSSVKPFISFSQSMYPFPDRDLRPLPLKVEPQSPSEIKKIPKGSSESPFDLTIKRKEEKPLTPIPSKPAAPSASSQDQPLDLSMGSRSRASSTRQAEPRKNHVFGEKKGGDLEQRKASESSLQHARPTPFFMDPIYRVEKRKLTDPLEALKEKYLRPSPGFLFHPQVSAIENMAEKLESFSALKPEASELIQSVPSMFNFRAPPSALPETLLRKGKERYTCRYCGKIFPRSANLTRHLRTHTGEQPYRCKYCDRSFSISSNLQRHVRNIHNKEKPFKCHLCDRCFGQQTNLDRHLKKHENGNMSGTATSSPHSELESTGAILDDKEDSYFTEIRNFIGNSNHNNQSPRNSEERMNGSHFKDEKAMVASQNSDLLDDEEAEDEVMMDEEDEESEMAGKAVKEPATSDMHEGTPEEDYEETSTLDMNCKASPGRYKEEEYSKTGLSALDHIRHFTDSLKMRKMEENQYSEAELAAFNASQLPEDLKQPLYRKSKSQAYAMMLSLSEKDSLHSASHSSPNMWHSMARAAAESSAIQSISHV, translated from the exons ATGAAGAGTGAAGATTATTCACATGAAACAATGGCTCCGGACATCCACG AGGAGCGCCAGTACCGCTGCGAGGACTGTGACCAGCTCTTCGagtccaaggctgagctgctggaCCACCAGAAGTTCCCCTGCAGCACCCCTCACTCCGCCTTCTCCATGGTGGAGGAGGACTTCCAGAAGAAGCTTGAGAATGAGAGTGACCTGCAGGATGTGCATGAGATCCAGGAGTGCAAAGAGTGTGACCAAGTCTTCCCAGACTTACAAAG CCTGGAGAAGCACATGCTGTCACACAGTGAGGAGAGGGAGTACAAGTGTGACCAGTGCCCCAAAGCTTTCAACTGGAAGTCCAACTTGATACGTCACCAAATGTCACACGACAGCGGGAAGCACTACGAGTGTGAGAACTGTGCCAAG GTTTTCACGGACCCCAGCAACCTTCAGAGGCACATTCGTTCCCAGCATGTGGGGGCCCGTGCTCACGCTTGTCCAGAGTGTGGCAAAACCTTTGCCACTTCTTCAGGCCTCAAACAGCACAAACACATCCACAGCAGTGTCAAACCTTTTATAT cattctcTCAGTCAATGTATCCATTTCCTGATAGAGACTTGAGACCGTTACCCCTGAAAGTGGAGCCCCAATCACCCAGTGAAATTAAGAAGATCCCAAAGGGAAGCTCTGAGTCTCCCTTTGACCTCACCATAAAACGTAAGGAGGAGAAGCCACTCACTCCCATCCCCTCAAAGCCAGCAGCCCCCTCTGCCTCCAGCCAGGACCAGCCTCTGGATCTCAGCATGGGCAGCCGAAGCCgagccagcagcacaaggcaggcTGAGCCTCGGAAAAACCACGTCTTTGGAGAGAAGAAAGGAGGAGACCTCGAGCAGAGGAAAGCTTCAGAGTCCTCTCTGCAGCACGCCAGGCCCACCCCGTTCTTTATGGATCCCATATACAG AGTAGAAAAAAGAAAGCTAACTGACCCACTGGAAGCTTTAAAAGAGAAATACTTGAGACCTTCCCCGGGATTCTTGTTTCATCCACAA gtgtcAGCTATAGAAAACATGGCCGAGAAGCTGGAGAGCTTCAGTGCCCTGAAGCCCGAGGCCAGCGAGCTGATCCAGTCGGTGCCGTCCATGTTCAACTTCCGCGCGCCGCCCAGCGCGCTCCCCGAGACGCTGCTGCGCAAGGGCAAGGAGCGCTACACCTGCAG ATACTGTGGCAAGATTTTCCCGAGATCTGCAAACCTGACCCGTCACCTGAGGACGCACACTGGAGAGCAGCCCTACAG aTGCAAATACTGTGACAGATCCTTCAGCATATCATCTAACCTGCAGAGACATGTGCGTAACATCCACAATAAAGAGAAGCCATTCAAGTGTCACTTGTGTGACAGGTGTTTTGGTCAACAAACCAATCTTGACAGACATCTAAAAAAGCACGAGAACGGGAACATGTCTG GTACTGCAACATCTTCACCTCACTCAGAACTGGAAAGCACAGGGGCAATCCTAGATGACAAGGAGGACTCTTACTTCACAGAAATTAGGAATTTTATTGGAAACAGCAACCACAACAATCAATCCCCCCGAAACTCAGAGGAGAG AATGAATGGCAGCCACTTTAAGGATGAAAAAGCCATGGTAGCCAGCCAGAACTCGGATCTGCTGGATGACGAGGAGGCAGAAGATGAAGTAATGATGGATGAAGAGGATGAGGAGAGCGAAATGGCAGGGAAGGCAGTCAAAGAGCCCGCGACGAGTGACATGCATGAGGGCACTCCCGAGGAGGATTATGAGGAAACGAGTACTTTGGACATGAACTGCAAAGCTTCCCCTGGCAG GTATAAAGAAGAGGAGTATAGTAAGACTGGACTTTCAGCTTTGGACCACATAAGGCACTTCACAGATAGCCtcaaaatgaggaaaatggaagaaaatcaATACAGTGAAGCTGAATTGGCAGCTTTCAATGCTTCCCAGCTGCCAGAGGACCTCAAGCAACCGTTGTACAGGAAATCCAAATCCCAG GCCTATGCCATgatgctctctctctctgagaagGACTCCCTTCATTCTGCATCCCACAGTTCTCCCAACATGTGGCACAGTATGGCGAGAGCCGCCGCGGAATCCAGCGCCATCCAGTCCATCAGCCACGTATGA
- the MECOM gene encoding histone-lysine N-methyltransferase MECOM isoform X5 — MKSEDYSHETMAPDIHEERQYRCEDCDQLFESKAELLDHQKFPCSTPHSAFSMVEEDFQKKLENESDLQDVHEIQECKECDQVFPDLQSLEKHMLSHSEEREYKCDQCPKAFNWKSNLIRHQMSHDSGKHYECENCAKQVFTDPSNLQRHIRSQHVGARAHACPECGKTFATSSGLKQHKHIHSSVKPFISFSQSMYPFPDRDLRPLPLKVEPQSPSEIKKIPKGSSESPFDLTIKRKEEKPLTPIPSKPAAPSASSQDQPLDLSMGSRSRASSTRQAEPRKNHVFGEKKGGDLEQRKASESSLQHARPTPFFMDPIYRVEKRKLTDPLEALKEKYLRPSPGFLFHPQFQLPDQRIWVSAIENMAEKLESFSALKPEASELIQSVPSMFNFRAPPSALPETLLRKGKERYTCRYCGKIFPRSANLTRHLRTHTGEQPYRCKYCDRSFSISSNLQRHVRNIHNKEKPFKCHLCDRCFGQQTNLDRHLKKHENGNMSGTATSSPHSELESTGAILDDKEDSYFTEIRNFIGNSNHNNQSPRNSEERMNGSHFKDEKAMVASQNSDLLDDEEAEDEVMMDEEDEESEMAGKAVKEPATSDMHEGTPEEDYEETSTLDMNCKASPGRYKEEEYSKTGLSALDHIRHFTDSLKMRKMEENQYSEAELAAFNASQLPEDLKQPLYRKSKSQAYAMMLSLSEKDSLHSASHSSPNMWHSMARAAAESSAIQSISHV, encoded by the exons ATGAAGAGTGAAGATTATTCACATGAAACAATGGCTCCGGACATCCACG AGGAGCGCCAGTACCGCTGCGAGGACTGTGACCAGCTCTTCGagtccaaggctgagctgctggaCCACCAGAAGTTCCCCTGCAGCACCCCTCACTCCGCCTTCTCCATGGTGGAGGAGGACTTCCAGAAGAAGCTTGAGAATGAGAGTGACCTGCAGGATGTGCATGAGATCCAGGAGTGCAAAGAGTGTGACCAAGTCTTCCCAGACTTACAAAG CCTGGAGAAGCACATGCTGTCACACAGTGAGGAGAGGGAGTACAAGTGTGACCAGTGCCCCAAAGCTTTCAACTGGAAGTCCAACTTGATACGTCACCAAATGTCACACGACAGCGGGAAGCACTACGAGTGTGAGAACTGTGCCAAG CAGGTTTTCACGGACCCCAGCAACCTTCAGAGGCACATTCGTTCCCAGCATGTGGGGGCCCGTGCTCACGCTTGTCCAGAGTGTGGCAAAACCTTTGCCACTTCTTCAGGCCTCAAACAGCACAAACACATCCACAGCAGTGTCAAACCTTTTATAT cattctcTCAGTCAATGTATCCATTTCCTGATAGAGACTTGAGACCGTTACCCCTGAAAGTGGAGCCCCAATCACCCAGTGAAATTAAGAAGATCCCAAAGGGAAGCTCTGAGTCTCCCTTTGACCTCACCATAAAACGTAAGGAGGAGAAGCCACTCACTCCCATCCCCTCAAAGCCAGCAGCCCCCTCTGCCTCCAGCCAGGACCAGCCTCTGGATCTCAGCATGGGCAGCCGAAGCCgagccagcagcacaaggcaggcTGAGCCTCGGAAAAACCACGTCTTTGGAGAGAAGAAAGGAGGAGACCTCGAGCAGAGGAAAGCTTCAGAGTCCTCTCTGCAGCACGCCAGGCCCACCCCGTTCTTTATGGATCCCATATACAG AGTAGAAAAAAGAAAGCTAACTGACCCACTGGAAGCTTTAAAAGAGAAATACTTGAGACCTTCCCCGGGATTCTTGTTTCATCCACAA TTCCAATTGCCTGATCAAAGAATTTGG gtgtcAGCTATAGAAAACATGGCCGAGAAGCTGGAGAGCTTCAGTGCCCTGAAGCCCGAGGCCAGCGAGCTGATCCAGTCGGTGCCGTCCATGTTCAACTTCCGCGCGCCGCCCAGCGCGCTCCCCGAGACGCTGCTGCGCAAGGGCAAGGAGCGCTACACCTGCAG ATACTGTGGCAAGATTTTCCCGAGATCTGCAAACCTGACCCGTCACCTGAGGACGCACACTGGAGAGCAGCCCTACAG aTGCAAATACTGTGACAGATCCTTCAGCATATCATCTAACCTGCAGAGACATGTGCGTAACATCCACAATAAAGAGAAGCCATTCAAGTGTCACTTGTGTGACAGGTGTTTTGGTCAACAAACCAATCTTGACAGACATCTAAAAAAGCACGAGAACGGGAACATGTCTG GTACTGCAACATCTTCACCTCACTCAGAACTGGAAAGCACAGGGGCAATCCTAGATGACAAGGAGGACTCTTACTTCACAGAAATTAGGAATTTTATTGGAAACAGCAACCACAACAATCAATCCCCCCGAAACTCAGAGGAGAG AATGAATGGCAGCCACTTTAAGGATGAAAAAGCCATGGTAGCCAGCCAGAACTCGGATCTGCTGGATGACGAGGAGGCAGAAGATGAAGTAATGATGGATGAAGAGGATGAGGAGAGCGAAATGGCAGGGAAGGCAGTCAAAGAGCCCGCGACGAGTGACATGCATGAGGGCACTCCCGAGGAGGATTATGAGGAAACGAGTACTTTGGACATGAACTGCAAAGCTTCCCCTGGCAG GTATAAAGAAGAGGAGTATAGTAAGACTGGACTTTCAGCTTTGGACCACATAAGGCACTTCACAGATAGCCtcaaaatgaggaaaatggaagaaaatcaATACAGTGAAGCTGAATTGGCAGCTTTCAATGCTTCCCAGCTGCCAGAGGACCTCAAGCAACCGTTGTACAGGAAATCCAAATCCCAG GCCTATGCCATgatgctctctctctctgagaagGACTCCCTTCATTCTGCATCCCACAGTTCTCCCAACATGTGGCACAGTATGGCGAGAGCCGCCGCGGAATCCAGCGCCATCCAGTCCATCAGCCACGTATGA